A genomic window from Silene latifolia isolate original U9 population chromosome Y, ASM4854445v1, whole genome shotgun sequence includes:
- the LOC141631709 gene encoding uncharacterized protein LOC141631709, which produces MDVGSLSKIEKEAEFDDVSMGFSSSGESDNEFEHAYDATTDDLNNKQDNSYKRLFEAANEELYEGCQSFSKLSFLLHLYHIKCMFHWSIESFNKLLELLLQAFPQVKEFPSSFYEGKKIINDLGLGYEKIHACPSNCMLFWGENSDKEECNVCHTSRWKKVIGEKGKNLAKKGEGAKVMSPGIDIDVYLQPLISELKLLWSGVDAFDAFEGEKFKLRAALHSTINDFPAYAMLSDGVFFGYDACPRCTHSTNSGRFGGKICYVGHRNWLAPDHHYRSEANLFDGTIAFGYAPESISGSHVLTQQEKIEYMYGKTTKRLKRPNRAREVGVSTNMVNDSNCEDNNHNLWNKKSIFFELPYWEHNPLRHNLDVMHIEKNVCDNILGTLLDMDKSRDDVNARKGLKKLGIKEHLWLQDRPNREPYMPQA; this is translated from the exons ATGGATGTAGGGAGTTTATCAA AAATAGAAAAAGAAGCTGAATTTGATGACGTGTCTATGGGGTTTAGTTCTTCTGGTGAGTCCGATAATGAGTTTGAGCACGCATACGATGCTACGACTGATGACCTCAACAATAAACAAGACAATAGCTATAAAAGATTATTTGAAGCTGCAAACGAGGAACTTTACGAAGGCTGTCAATCTTTCTCAAAGCTCTCATTCCTTTTACATTTATACCATATTAAATGTATGTTTCATTGGTCTATTGAGTCATTTAACAAGTTACTTGAACTTCTACTTCAAGCATTTCCTCAAGTAAAAGAGTTCCCATCATCCTTTTATGAGGGTAAGAAGATAATAAATGATTTAGGACTTGGGTATGAAAAGATTCACGCCTGCCCATCCAATTGCATGCTATTTTGGGGGGAAAACAGTGACAAGGAGGAGTGTAATGTTTGTCACACGTCAAGATGGAAAAAAGTCATAGGTGAAAAAGGTAAAAATCTAGCTAAGAAGGGTGAAGGAGCTAAAGTGATGAG TCCAGGAATTGACATTGATGTGTATCTCCAACCTCTAATTTCTGAGTTGAAGTTGTTATGGAGCGGTGTTGACGCATTTGACGCCTTTGAAGGTGAAAAATTCAAACTCCGAGCAGCATTACATAGTACTATTAATGATTTTCCAGCATATGCTATGCTTTCGGATGGAGTCTTCTTTGGTTATGATGCTTGTCCACGTTGTACCCATTCAACTAATTCCGGAAGATTTGGTGGCAAGATTTGCTATGTGGGACATAGGAATTGGTTGGCTCCAGATCATCACTATCGTTCTGAAGCCAATTTGTTTGATGGAACGATAGCGTTTGGCTATGCTCCAGAATCTATAAGTGGTTCTCATGTCTTAACACAACAAGAAAAGATTGAATATATGTATGGGAAGACTACAAAACGATTGAAAAGGCCAAATAGAGCAAGGGAAGTTGGTGTCTCGACTAACATGGTTAATGATAGCAACTGTGAAGATAATAATCATAATTTGTGGAATAAGAAGAGTATATTTTTTGAGCTGCCCTACTGGGAACACAACCCACTAAGACATAATTtagatgttatgcacattgagaaaaatgtgtgCGACAATATATTGGGTACACTTTTAGATATGGATAAGAGTAGAGACGATGTGAATGCGAGAAAAGGTCTAAAGAAGCTAGGCATAAAGGAACATCTATGGCTCCAAGATCGACCTAATCGAGAACCATACATGCCTCAAGCATAA